A genomic stretch from Flavobacterium humidisoli includes:
- a CDS encoding 3'-5' exonuclease, giving the protein MNFTAIDFETATGYHPCSVGIVTVENGIIVDEYVTLIKPPNNEYNPFTIRVYGIYPKDTMNAKSFFQIYPEIEKRLKNKVVVAHNESFDRNVLMKTMLLHGLNYDDLNIATKWECTVKIYKAKGIKPTKLSDCCREMNIQLNHHEALSDARACAKLYMLR; this is encoded by the coding sequence ATGAATTTTACAGCTATAGATTTTGAAACTGCGACAGGATATCATCCGTGCTCGGTAGGTATTGTGACCGTCGAAAACGGAATTATTGTGGACGAATATGTGACTTTAATTAAACCGCCAAATAACGAGTATAATCCTTTTACGATTCGTGTTTATGGAATTTATCCTAAAGATACTATGAATGCAAAATCGTTCTTTCAGATCTATCCAGAGATTGAAAAGAGGCTAAAAAATAAAGTGGTAGTAGCGCATAACGAAAGCTTTGATCGAAATGTCTTAATGAAAACAATGCTTCTCCATGGTTTAAATTATGACGATTTAAATATTGCTACAAAATGGGAATGCACGGTTAAAATCTACAAAGCGAAAGGCATAAAGCCAACAAAATTAAGTGATTGTTGTCGGGAGATGAATATCCAGCTGAATCACCACGAAGCTTTGTCAGATGCAAGAGCTTGTGCTAAATTGTATATGCTCCGTTAA
- a CDS encoding ribonuclease HII produces the protein MLEKNFSGFVLETGTDEAGRGCLAGPVTAAAIILPENFENKILNDSKQLSEKTRALLRPIIEKEALCYAVTHLFPDEIDEINILNASMKGMQECILKLKHVPEFIIVDGNRSLNAKLGLKNNFGKQFSNDEIALLKSIPNQSIIKGDGKYLSIAAASILAKTYRDEYMDQIHEEFPMYNWKQNKGYPTKEHREAIKEFGTTKYHRMSFRLLPEQLELNFFP, from the coding sequence ATGCTTGAAAAAAATTTCTCAGGATTTGTTTTAGAAACTGGAACTGATGAAGCAGGAAGAGGATGTCTAGCTGGCCCCGTTACTGCCGCTGCCATAATTTTACCCGAAAATTTTGAAAATAAAATTCTGAATGACAGTAAACAGTTGTCTGAAAAAACAAGAGCGCTTTTAAGACCTATTATAGAAAAAGAGGCTCTGTGTTATGCCGTTACGCATTTGTTTCCAGATGAAATTGATGAAATAAACATTCTAAATGCTTCTATGAAGGGAATGCAGGAATGTATTTTAAAATTAAAACACGTTCCCGAATTTATTATTGTTGACGGAAACCGCTCTTTGAATGCTAAACTTGGGCTTAAAAATAATTTTGGAAAACAGTTTTCTAACGATGAAATTGCTCTCTTAAAATCGATTCCGAATCAAAGCATTATAAAAGGTGATGGAAAATACTTAAGTATCGCCGCTGCATCTATTTTAGCAAAAACATATCGTGACGAATATATGGATCAAATTCACGAAGAATTTCCAATGTACAACTGGAAACAAAACAAAGGATATCCAACCAAAGAACATCGTGAAGCCATTAAAGAATTTGGAACCACAAAATATCACAGAATGAGTTTTAGACTTTTGCCGGAGCAATTAGAACTCAATTTCTTTCCATAA
- a CDS encoding putative porin has product MNTEYSSVTDTVKKKKQKIATIDQYKIVTLEHDTIYADTSLTIKSAYRQNHLRKDLFGLMEFSNIGQPLNTLQYSLTSFSPYPEIGFSGKHSNYMQADQIRYYSVATPLTELFFNTTIKKGQNVDSFITLNASKNLNFSIAYRGLRSEGDYNNQLVSAGNLRITTSYATTSKRYAINAHFTNQDILNEENGGITNDADFESDSQDYKNRQRLQVYLTDAESFLKGRRLFFDHAFRVNPTDGSNNLYLTHQFNYEYKDYEYKQPTVISTVTANDGTTSRVQRFGESYAASNINDQTKYERLYNKVGAAYENSLLGKFIFFVDDYRSNYRYNRIIVDAAGNAVPDNLYLQFNNFGAQYEYQKNKWNGRFLYSRSITNESLSDLDAKLRYDMSDEIKFDFRYRNINKLPNNNYNLYQSSWISYNWSNDFKNEKINSLSAEITTPWLTGQVQYTVLKDHLYFTDVATDAQKAANIQIVNPMQYGNVINYLEIKASREFKFGPFALDNTLLYQKVDQSDLVLNVPDFVTRNTFYYSNHFFKKALFMQTGLVFNYLTKYYGDDYNPVIAEFFVQQDKKIGGFATFDFFVNARIRQTRFYLKAEHFNALFSQSNYYSAPHNPYRDFVLRFGLVWNFFQ; this is encoded by the coding sequence ATGAATACAGAATATTCAAGTGTCACTGATACCGTAAAAAAGAAAAAACAAAAGATTGCAACAATAGATCAGTATAAAATTGTCACTTTAGAACATGATACTATTTATGCAGATACATCGCTAACGATTAAAAGTGCTTATAGACAAAATCATCTTAGAAAAGATCTTTTTGGTCTTATGGAATTTTCTAATATTGGACAACCTTTAAATACACTTCAATATAGTTTGACTAGTTTTTCTCCGTATCCTGAAATTGGTTTTAGCGGAAAGCATTCTAATTATATGCAAGCAGATCAAATAAGATATTATTCTGTTGCAACGCCGCTTACAGAATTGTTTTTTAATACTACTATAAAAAAAGGACAGAATGTAGATTCTTTCATCACATTAAATGCCTCTAAAAATCTTAATTTCTCGATTGCCTATAGAGGTTTAAGATCTGAAGGAGATTATAATAATCAATTGGTTAGTGCTGGTAATTTAAGAATCACAACCAGTTATGCGACAACTAGCAAACGATATGCGATAAATGCGCATTTTACAAATCAGGATATTTTAAATGAGGAAAATGGTGGTATAACAAACGATGCTGATTTTGAAAGTGATAGTCAAGATTATAAAAATAGACAAAGACTGCAGGTTTATTTAACCGATGCAGAATCATTCTTAAAAGGAAGAAGATTGTTTTTTGATCATGCTTTTAGAGTGAATCCAACTGACGGAAGTAATAATTTATACCTTACACATCAATTTAATTATGAGTATAAAGATTATGAATACAAGCAGCCAACGGTAATTTCTACAGTAACTGCAAATGATGGAACGACTAGTCGAGTGCAAAGATTTGGAGAGTCGTATGCGGCAAGCAATATTAACGATCAGACCAAATATGAAAGGCTTTATAATAAAGTTGGAGCAGCTTACGAGAATTCGCTGTTAGGTAAATTTATATTTTTTGTTGACGATTATAGGTCTAATTATAGGTATAATCGAATTATTGTTGATGCAGCTGGAAATGCCGTTCCAGACAATTTGTATTTACAGTTTAACAATTTTGGTGCTCAGTACGAATATCAGAAAAACAAATGGAATGGTCGATTTTTATATTCAAGATCAATTACCAATGAATCGCTTTCCGATTTAGACGCTAAGTTACGTTATGATATGAGTGATGAAATTAAGTTTGATTTTAGATATCGTAACATCAATAAACTGCCAAATAACAATTATAACTTATATCAAAGTAGTTGGATTTCGTACAATTGGTCAAATGATTTTAAAAACGAAAAAATTAATTCGCTAAGTGCAGAAATTACAACTCCTTGGCTAACAGGACAAGTTCAGTATACGGTATTAAAAGATCATTTGTATTTTACAGATGTAGCGACAGATGCGCAAAAAGCGGCGAATATACAGATCGTTAATCCTATGCAATATGGAAATGTGATTAATTATTTAGAAATAAAAGCTAGCAGAGAATTCAAATTTGGACCTTTTGCATTAGATAATACCCTTTTGTATCAAAAAGTAGATCAATCAGATTTAGTTTTAAATGTACCTGATTTTGTAACTAGAAATACATTCTATTATTCGAATCATTTCTTTAAAAAAGCATTATTCATGCAAACGGGTCTTGTCTTTAATTATCTTACAAAATACTACGGAGACGATTATAATCCTGTTATTGCAGAATTTTTTGTGCAGCAAGACAAGAAAATCGGTGGTTTTGCAACATTCGATTTCTTTGTGAATGCCAGAATACGCCAGACACGCTTTTATTTAAAAGCAGAACACTTTAATGCTTTGTTTTCACAAAGTAATTATTATTCAGCGCCTCATAATCCGTATCGTGATTTTGTATTGCGTTTTGGGCTGGTTTGGAATTTCTTCCAATAA
- a CDS encoding SusD/RagB family nutrient-binding outer membrane lipoprotein: MKKVLLLMSVVGMMVSCSQDITDMNVDPKRPTTTKAEFLFTNAEKKLVDQMVSTSVNNNVFRLFAQQWTETTYPDESQYNITNRKIPDTHFLVLYRDVLADFHDSRVMIAATATATPADEAIKQNKLALIDILEAYAYSVLVDTFGNVPYSQAIDIQKYPLPAYDDAKTIYQDLIKRLSASAAVLKANSTVANFGAADIIYSGNAASNAKWAKFANSLIIRMAVNMSDVDPAYATTQVQAALASGALASNADNTKLTYLTTSGNQNPLYADLVTSQRFDFIPAEPFVSAMDAIVPGGDPRMPKYFTNLTSPAPVIPSGRTFVGGTYGAGNVYTAYSQITATLNNPVFPGTIFDFAELNFLLAEAAEKSLIPGGSAQAKVYYEAGIKASMADWGVTSTAAIDAYIASPKVDYNNALSGATYKEKIGTQAWFALYNRGYEAWTSYRRLDFPVLKAPQAAINKLIFTVPVRYTYPGVEASINKTNYIKASADIGGDLLNTKLFWDKF, translated from the coding sequence ATGAAAAAAGTACTTTTATTAATGTCTGTGGTAGGTATGATGGTTTCGTGCAGCCAAGACATTACAGATATGAATGTTGATCCGAAAAGACCAACAACAACCAAAGCGGAATTTTTGTTTACCAATGCTGAGAAAAAATTAGTCGATCAAATGGTTAGTACTAGTGTAAATAATAACGTTTTTAGATTATTTGCACAGCAATGGACAGAGACAACTTATCCAGATGAGAGCCAGTATAACATTACAAACAGAAAAATTCCAGATACGCACTTTTTGGTTTTGTACAGAGATGTTTTAGCAGATTTTCATGATTCAAGAGTTATGATTGCAGCAACAGCTACTGCAACTCCTGCTGATGAAGCGATCAAACAAAATAAATTAGCACTTATCGATATCTTAGAAGCTTATGCTTATAGCGTATTGGTAGATACTTTTGGAAACGTTCCTTACTCACAAGCAATTGATATTCAAAAATATCCTTTACCAGCTTACGATGATGCAAAAACTATTTACCAAGATCTTATTAAAAGATTAAGTGCATCTGCTGCAGTTTTAAAAGCAAATAGTACAGTAGCTAACTTCGGTGCTGCAGATATCATCTATTCAGGTAATGCTGCAAGTAATGCAAAATGGGCAAAATTTGCTAACTCATTAATCATTAGAATGGCAGTTAATATGTCTGATGTTGATCCAGCTTATGCAACAACTCAAGTTCAAGCGGCTCTTGCTTCTGGTGCTTTGGCTAGTAATGCTGACAATACAAAATTGACTTATTTAACTACATCAGGAAATCAAAACCCATTATATGCTGATTTAGTAACTAGTCAGAGATTTGATTTTATTCCTGCTGAGCCTTTTGTTTCTGCTATGGATGCTATTGTTCCTGGTGGTGACCCAAGGATGCCTAAATATTTTACTAACCTAACTTCTCCAGCTCCAGTTATTCCTTCAGGAAGAACATTTGTTGGTGGAACGTATGGTGCAGGAAATGTTTATACAGCTTATTCGCAAATAACGGCTACATTAAACAATCCAGTTTTTCCAGGAACTATTTTTGATTTCGCTGAGTTAAATTTCTTATTAGCAGAAGCTGCTGAGAAAAGCTTAATTCCAGGTGGTTCTGCTCAGGCAAAAGTATATTACGAAGCAGGTATTAAAGCTTCTATGGCAGATTGGGGAGTAACTAGCACTGCAGCTATTGATGCTTATATTGCAAGCCCAAAAGTAGATTACAATAATGCGTTGAGTGGAGCAACATATAAAGAAAAAATTGGTACTCAAGCATGGTTTGCTCTTTATAACAGAGGATACGAAGCATGGACATCTTACAGAAGATTGGATTTCCCTGTGTTAAAAGCACCTCAAGCAGCTATTAACAAACTTATTTTTACTGTGCCTGTTAGATACACTTATCCAGGTGTAGAAGCAAGTATCAATAAAACAAATTATATTAAAGCATCTGCTGATATAGGAGGAGATTTATTAAATACTAAATTGTTCTGGGATAAATTCTAA
- a CDS encoding pyridoxal-phosphate dependent enzyme, protein MDFSNNILETIGNTPLVKLNKIVAEIDALVLAKVETFNPGNSVKDRMAVKMIEDAEADGRLKPGGTIIEGTSGNTGMGLALVAIVKGYKLICVISDKQSKEKMDILRAVGAKVVVCPTDVEPTDPRSYYSVSKRLAEETPNSWYVNQYDNMSNSLAHYEQTGPEIWKQTDGKITHFVVGVGTGGTISGVGKYLKEQNPNIKIWGIDTYGSVFKKYHETGIFDENEIYSYITEGIGEDILPKNVDFSLIDGFTKVTDKDAAVYTRKIALEEGIFVGNSAGACIKGLLQLKEHFKPDDVVVVLFHDSGSRYVGKMFNDDWMRERGFLEENITKAEDVIKDHIDKELIVVRTEELVSHAIERMRKYKISQIPVVDINGFVGSVDETDLFRSYVADKNVAEKPIKEVMGKPFPIVKLGTPIEEVSKLFSKENDAVLVDLGNGHHHIITKYDIIGSIK, encoded by the coding sequence ATGGACTTTTCAAATAATATTTTAGAAACAATTGGTAATACGCCATTGGTAAAACTCAACAAAATTGTTGCTGAAATTGATGCGTTAGTATTGGCAAAAGTCGAAACCTTTAATCCAGGTAATTCTGTAAAAGACAGAATGGCTGTAAAAATGATTGAAGATGCAGAGGCAGATGGCCGACTAAAACCTGGAGGAACTATTATTGAAGGAACTTCTGGAAATACAGGAATGGGTCTTGCACTTGTGGCAATTGTAAAAGGCTACAAATTAATTTGTGTAATCTCAGACAAGCAGTCTAAAGAAAAAATGGATATTCTTCGTGCTGTTGGAGCAAAAGTTGTTGTTTGTCCTACAGATGTTGAGCCTACAGATCCACGTTCCTACTATTCGGTTTCAAAACGTTTGGCAGAAGAAACTCCAAATTCTTGGTATGTAAATCAGTATGATAATATGTCAAATTCGTTGGCGCATTATGAGCAGACTGGACCTGAAATCTGGAAACAGACTGATGGAAAAATTACACATTTTGTGGTTGGAGTAGGAACAGGAGGGACTATTTCTGGAGTTGGAAAATATTTGAAAGAGCAAAATCCAAATATTAAAATCTGGGGAATTGACACCTATGGTTCTGTGTTCAAGAAATACCACGAAACAGGAATTTTCGACGAGAACGAAATCTACTCTTATATAACTGAAGGTATTGGAGAAGATATCCTGCCTAAGAATGTTGACTTCTCTCTAATTGATGGTTTTACAAAAGTAACCGATAAAGATGCTGCCGTCTATACTAGAAAGATTGCGCTTGAAGAAGGTATTTTTGTTGGAAATTCTGCGGGAGCTTGTATTAAAGGTCTGTTGCAGTTGAAAGAACATTTTAAACCAGATGATGTTGTTGTGGTGTTATTTCACGATTCTGGAAGCCGTTATGTTGGAAAAATGTTTAATGATGACTGGATGCGCGAGCGCGGATTCTTAGAAGAAAACATTACGAAAGCAGAAGACGTTATTAAAGATCATATTGATAAAGAATTAATCGTTGTTCGTACTGAAGAATTAGTTTCGCATGCAATTGAGCGTATGCGTAAATATAAGATTTCGCAAATTCCGGTTGTTGACATCAATGGATTTGTTGGTTCTGTTGACGAAACAGATTTATTTAGAAGCTATGTTGCAGATAAAAATGTTGCCGAAAAACCAATTAAGGAAGTCATGGGCAAACCTTTCCCAATTGTGAAACTAGGAACACCGATTGAAGAAGTTTCAAAACTTTTTAGTAAAGAAAATGATGCTGTTTTGGTTGACTTAGGAAACGGACATCACCACATTATTACTAAATATGATATTATTGGCTCAATAAAATAA
- a CDS encoding nuclear transport factor 2 family protein yields the protein MRKIYLFCFLFVLNGLFAQKKDKLYPIAVYEKVWQEKNSDTRLKMIKSIWLEDSTFEDPSASIKGTAAFNNVINEFYKKNPDAVLTSGAKIVKDNYVTWEWKIFDSKNNLIMAGRDFARLNGKGQVSKIIGFWDKGAAPSEADVLKNLEADNLKVIAKYYETLFKTRDFDTLGTLIADGAVYNQATGLPYGGTYIGFSEWTKMFTKSTEFFDLQIEKEPVYFSDASKNEVIIYFTINCRSKKSGKTMSVPISEHFDLKDGKITAVRSFYYDTKTFAEFLKSKK from the coding sequence ATGAGAAAGATCTACTTATTCTGTTTCCTTTTTGTGCTTAATGGTCTTTTTGCCCAAAAGAAAGATAAATTATATCCTATTGCCGTTTATGAAAAAGTGTGGCAGGAAAAAAACAGCGATACCAGATTAAAGATGATTAAATCAATCTGGCTAGAAGATAGTACTTTTGAAGACCCTTCGGCTTCGATAAAAGGAACTGCTGCGTTTAATAATGTTATTAACGAATTTTACAAGAAAAACCCAGATGCAGTTTTAACTTCGGGAGCCAAAATTGTAAAAGATAATTATGTAACCTGGGAATGGAAAATTTTCGATTCTAAAAATAATCTTATAATGGCAGGCCGCGACTTTGCGCGTTTGAATGGAAAAGGTCAAGTAAGTAAAATTATTGGTTTTTGGGATAAAGGAGCAGCACCGTCTGAAGCAGATGTTTTGAAAAATCTGGAAGCCGATAATTTAAAAGTAATAGCAAAATATTACGAAACTCTTTTTAAAACAAGAGACTTTGATACACTAGGAACTTTAATTGCAGACGGAGCCGTTTATAATCAAGCTACGGGTTTGCCTTATGGAGGAACTTATATTGGTTTTAGCGAATGGACTAAAATGTTTACAAAATCGACTGAGTTTTTTGATTTGCAGATAGAAAAAGAACCCGTTTATTTTAGTGATGCTTCTAAAAATGAAGTAATCATTTATTTTACGATAAACTGTAGATCTAAGAAATCGGGTAAAACAATGTCGGTTCCGATTTCAGAACATTTTGATTTAAAGGATGGTAAAATTACTGCTGTCAGGTCTTTTTATTATGACACCAAAACATTTGCAGAATTCTTGAAAAGTAAAAAATAA
- a CDS encoding SusC/RagA family TonB-linked outer membrane protein — protein sequence MKLKLHGFLVLLVALITQLTFAQERTVSGIVSDNAGMPLPGVSVLVKGTKSGTQTDFDGKFSIKATSSEVLIFTYIGMKTQEVAASSTTLSVKLTSNTTELESVVVTALGIKREKKALGYSTQELKGEDLVGGTTGANFLNDLSGKSAGVYIRKNTNFGGSTNVVSRGVKNLTGNNQMLIVIDGMPINNSNVNSSNGAQTAGARNTYDYGNAGMDINPDDIETLNILKGAAASALYGFQAGNGVIMITTKKGKAQKGMGVTISSEFGVGSVDKNTFPVYQNKYGQGYGPTYDAAGNPKGTPVGPTGAFFVIDKNGNQVVSTTDDASYGVAFDPNLSVLTWESYSPYSSKYGQKSPWVAAKNGPITFFQTAQTFNNSISFEGGSDKSNFVINYNNYKENGILPNSELRKNNASIKFNHKLTDKLSASVFANYLAQTTTGRNTTGYGGDNVAGLFRQWWGTNVDIKSQEEAFKNSGGQNISWNMADPANGNTSPKYWDNPYFTRYKNYQSDERNRFIGYGQLDYKFTDWLSAQGKISTDSYSELREERKAVGSLAGTFGINRLAVGSGYQKYTGMFSEQNYQFTLNFNKKLNDDFSLTGLVGYNALRTRRTSTLASTDGGLIIPGIYALSNSVNASPFPIEVEDNTAVNSVYASASVGFRDFLYLEGTVRNDAFSMLPEGNNDVNTYSVSGSYVFTKHINAPWLTFGKLRASYAENPQGSIDSYALQDVFTKFNPFGSNQLYSRPNIANNPELHPVKTTSQELGLEMQFLDRRVGFDVSVYKSLSEDQIFPVDYSTATGNSSRYVNAGSVENKGVEVIFNVTPFKTNDFQWDINVNWSKNENTVVALTEGVDVLTIGTFQGGVSIVGTKGHAYGDILGKDFIYSADGQKVTKNGVYLQTATTNNVIGNVTPDWIGGVRNKFTYKQVSLGFLIDVQKGGDIFSLDQYYGQSSGLYTSTAGNNELGNPVRNTLANGGGVILPGVNEDGTPNATRTPSPEVAGSIYGYNNNPQKAFVYDASYVKLREVSITYSFPKQFIAKAGLNDLRLSLVGSNLWIISKNLPDADPESGISSGNLSSGYSGGSLPTTRNIGCNLTLKF from the coding sequence ATGAAACTAAAGTTACATGGATTCTTAGTGCTTTTGGTGGCGCTGATTACGCAACTAACCTTTGCGCAAGAAAGAACTGTTTCGGGAATAGTTTCCGATAATGCAGGAATGCCTCTTCCAGGTGTGAGTGTATTAGTTAAGGGAACTAAAAGCGGAACGCAAACAGATTTTGATGGAAAATTCTCTATCAAAGCAACGTCAAGCGAAGTCTTGATTTTTACTTACATTGGAATGAAAACGCAAGAAGTTGCAGCTAGTTCTACAACATTAAGTGTAAAATTAACTAGTAATACTACAGAATTAGAAAGTGTTGTTGTTACTGCATTAGGTATTAAGAGAGAGAAAAAAGCTCTTGGATATTCTACTCAGGAATTAAAAGGAGAAGATTTAGTTGGTGGTACTACTGGCGCAAACTTCCTTAACGATCTTTCTGGTAAATCTGCAGGGGTATACATTAGAAAGAATACAAACTTTGGAGGATCTACAAACGTAGTTTCAAGAGGTGTTAAAAACCTTACTGGAAATAACCAAATGCTTATTGTTATTGATGGTATGCCTATTAATAACTCGAATGTGAATTCAAGCAATGGAGCACAAACAGCTGGAGCACGTAACACTTATGATTACGGTAATGCTGGTATGGATATTAATCCTGATGATATCGAAACATTAAATATTCTTAAAGGTGCTGCAGCATCTGCTTTATACGGGTTTCAAGCTGGTAATGGTGTAATCATGATTACTACGAAAAAAGGAAAAGCTCAAAAAGGTATGGGAGTTACTATCTCAAGTGAGTTTGGTGTTGGTTCAGTTGATAAAAATACTTTTCCTGTTTACCAAAACAAATACGGGCAAGGTTATGGACCAACTTATGACGCAGCAGGAAATCCAAAAGGTACTCCGGTTGGACCAACAGGTGCATTCTTTGTTATAGATAAAAATGGTAACCAAGTAGTAAGTACTACAGATGATGCTTCTTACGGTGTTGCGTTTGATCCAAATCTATCTGTTCTTACTTGGGAATCTTATTCTCCATATTCTTCAAAATATGGACAAAAATCTCCATGGGTAGCTGCTAAAAATGGTCCAATTACATTTTTTCAAACGGCTCAAACATTCAATAACTCAATCTCTTTTGAAGGTGGTTCAGATAAAAGCAACTTTGTTATCAATTACAACAATTACAAAGAGAATGGTATTTTGCCAAATAGTGAATTGAGAAAAAATAATGCAAGTATTAAATTCAATCACAAATTAACAGATAAATTATCTGCTAGTGTTTTTGCAAATTATTTAGCACAAACTACAACAGGTAGAAATACTACTGGTTACGGTGGTGATAACGTTGCAGGTTTATTCCGTCAATGGTGGGGAACTAACGTAGATATTAAATCTCAGGAAGAAGCTTTTAAAAATTCAGGCGGACAAAATATTTCTTGGAACATGGCAGATCCTGCTAATGGAAATACAAGCCCTAAATATTGGGATAACCCATACTTTACAAGATATAAAAACTACCAATCAGACGAAAGAAATCGTTTCATCGGTTATGGTCAGTTAGATTATAAATTTACAGATTGGTTAAGCGCTCAAGGAAAAATAAGTACAGATTCTTATTCAGAACTACGTGAAGAGAGAAAAGCGGTAGGATCTTTGGCTGGAACATTTGGAATTAACCGTTTAGCTGTTGGTTCAGGATACCAAAAATATACAGGTATGTTCTCTGAGCAAAACTATCAGTTTACCTTAAACTTCAATAAAAAACTTAATGATGATTTCTCATTAACAGGTTTAGTTGGTTATAATGCTTTAAGAACAAGACGTACGTCTACATTAGCTTCTACAGATGGTGGACTTATCATTCCTGGAATCTATGCATTATCAAATTCAGTAAATGCTTCTCCATTCCCAATTGAGGTTGAAGATAATACAGCAGTGAATAGTGTTTATGCTTCTGCTTCAGTAGGATTTAGAGATTTCCTTTACTTAGAAGGAACAGTACGTAATGATGCATTCTCTATGTTGCCAGAAGGAAACAATGATGTTAATACATATTCTGTTTCTGGAAGTTATGTTTTTACAAAACATATTAATGCTCCATGGTTAACTTTCGGTAAATTAAGAGCGAGTTATGCTGAGAATCCACAAGGAAGTATCGATTCTTATGCATTACAAGATGTGTTTACTAAATTTAACCCATTTGGTTCAAACCAACTTTATTCAAGACCAAACATTGCTAATAATCCAGAATTACACCCTGTTAAAACTACATCTCAAGAACTTGGTTTAGAGATGCAATTCCTTGACAGAAGAGTAGGTTTTGATGTGAGTGTTTATAAAAGTTTAAGTGAAGACCAAATTTTCCCAGTAGATTATTCTACTGCAACTGGTAACTCTTCTAGATACGTAAACGCGGGATCTGTAGAAAATAAAGGTGTTGAGGTAATCTTCAATGTAACTCCTTTCAAAACAAATGACTTTCAGTGGGATATCAACGTAAACTGGTCTAAAAACGAGAATACAGTTGTAGCTTTAACAGAAGGTGTTGATGTTTTAACAATTGGTACATTCCAAGGTGGTGTTAGTATTGTAGGTACAAAAGGACATGCTTATGGAGATATCCTTGGAAAAGATTTTATCTACAGTGCAGACGGACAAAAAGTAACTAAAAATGGAGTTTATTTACAAACTGCAACTACTAATAATGTAATTGGTAACGTTACTCCAGATTGGATTGGTGGTGTTCGTAACAAATTTACTTACAAACAAGTTTCTCTAGGTTTCTTAATTGATGTTCAAAAAGGAGGAGATATTTTCTCTCTTGACCAATATTATGGACAAAGCTCTGGTTTATATACTTCTACAGCAGGAAACAACGAACTTGGAAACCCTGTAAGAAATACACTTGCTAATGGTGGAGGTGTTATCTTGCCTGGAGTAAATGAAGATGGAACTCCTAATGCTACAAGAACACCAAGTCCTGAAGTAGCTGGAAGTATCTATGGTTACAATAATAATCCACAAAAAGCATTTGTTTACGATGCAAGTTATGTGAAATTAAGAGAGGTAAGCATTACTTATAGTTTCCCTAAACAATTTATAGCTAAAGCAGGTTTGAATGATTTACGTCTTTCTTTAGTAGGTTCTAACTTATGGATCATCAGTAAAAATCTTCCAGATGCAGATCCAGAAAGTGGTATAAGTTCAGGTAACTTATCATCAGGTTATTCAGGAGGTTCACTTCCGACAACAAGAAATATTGGTTGTAACCTAACATTAAAATTTTAA